A window of the Cucurbita pepo subsp. pepo cultivar mu-cu-16 chromosome LG01, ASM280686v2, whole genome shotgun sequence genome harbors these coding sequences:
- the LOC111808855 gene encoding 10 kDa chaperonin, mitochondrial-like — MAKRLIPFFNRVLIEKIVPPSKTTAGILLPESSTKLNSGKVVAVGPGARDRNGNLIPVSVKEGDTVLLPEYGGTSVKLGEKEFHLFRDEDILGTLHD, encoded by the exons ATGGCGAAGCGATTaattcctttcttcaatcgTGTCCTGATCGAGAAAATTGTTCCTCCTTCCAAAACCACCGCCGGCATTCTTCTCCCAGAGAGCTCCACCAAG TTGAACTCCGGTAAGGTGGTTGCAGTGGGTCCTGGTGCACGGGATAGAAACGGGAATCTGATTCCGGTCAGTGTGAAAGAAGGTGATACCGTTCTTTTGCCTGAATATGGAGGCACGTCGGTGAAGCTTGGAGAGAAAGA GTTCCATTTGTTTAGAGATGAAGACATTTTGGGAACTCTACATGATTGA
- the LOC111801088 gene encoding putative B3 domain-containing protein At3g24850, whose amino-acid sequence MGLRRLKNEISFLDLDLGVHIPRRKRGSSGSAITKRSISMMECATILIAFSNSVTHVLPSAYLPVRTTNTKPITDRKPISERKPITKRKPITERKPRKKRCKQTPFPTTPDMPAAMRDRIGEMGAYQIELAIQKQLQDTDMNKNHGRLSFPAKKLKVDFATEEERRVLKQQENKGKKGMNVMIVDPLLRESSICLKLWKIGSGDSYCLMTQWNSLVEQNGFKSGDHVQLWSFRKDEFEAETQTMVSRLCFAMVKLDATTASA is encoded by the coding sequence ATGGGTTTGAGAAGACTTAAAAACgagatttcttttcttgatttggaCCTTGGAGTTCACATTCCTCGAAGAAAGAGGGGTTCTTCCGGCTCTGCTATTACCAAACGTTCAATCTCTATGATGGAGTGCGCTACCATTCTGATTGCATTCTCCAACTCTGTCACTCATGTCCTTCCGTCTGCCTATCTTCCAGTTCGAACCACTAACACAAAACCCATCACTGACAGAAAACCCATCTCTGAAAGAAAACCCATCACTAAAAGAAAACCCATCACTGAAAGAAAACCCAGGAAGAAGAGGTGTAAGCAAACCCCCTTTCCGACCACTCCGGACATGCCGGCGGCGATGAGAGATCGAATTGGGGAGATGGGGGCGTACCAAATCGAACTGGCAATTCAAAAACAACTGCAAGATACTGATATGAATAAGAATCATGGGCGACTATCTTTCCCTGCAAAGAAACTGAAAGTGGATTTTGCAACGGAAGAGGAGAGGAGGGTACTAAAGCAACAAGAAAACAAGGGGAAAAAAGGGATGAATGTAATGATAGTGGATCCTCTTCTCCGAGAGAGCAGCATTTGCTTGAAGTTGTGGAAGATTGGGAGCGGGGATTCCTACTGTTTAATGACACAATGGAATTCGTTGGTGGAACAGAATGGGTTCAAAAGCGGAGATCACGTCCAGCTTTGGAGCTTCAGAAAAGATGAATTTGAGGCTGAAACTCAAACCATGGTTTCTCGTCTCTGTTTCGCCATGGTTAAGCTTGATGCCACCACTGCTTCTGCTTGA
- the LOC111788091 gene encoding probable RNA-dependent RNA polymerase 1 isoform X1: protein MGTKGKTIEVFGFGREVSAGEVKEFMENHTGEGTVSKVRISEPKDEKARLTYARVEFRSKVAAEYVVEKAEAEERLWFGRWYLKARGVERGREREMRVERMEKVRVQLGSVVWKEEMRVIWRGENWSVEYGNGMRKLWFYLSYGVIDYKMELRFENILGVQLRCPHNSSSNLFLIQLQGAPRIFKKCPSSSSSQFYSKESTGFRWIRDVDFTPSSCIGQSFALCFEVSPGDQLPSFFQTLVGYKEIYGPFKLSTGSAFSSNSNLVPIVTPPQPFDIPYKILFKINALVQHGYLPGSALDDKFFRLVDPSRFRSDYIEYALEKLFSLKECCYEPQKWLKQQYLSFCSSMQLPWKANISLDDSLVYVHRVQITPARVYFRGPEANLSNRVVRRFIDDIDNFLRVSFVDEELDKIHSSDLSPRTSTEKIERTSVYDRILSVLRNGIVIGGKKFEFLAFSASQLRENSFWMFAPREGLNAADIREWMGDFREIRNVAKYAARLGQSFGSSRKTLCVEENEIEVIPDVEVERKNIKYCFSDGIGKISEALAEMVAEKCGLISHTPSAFQIRYAGYKGVVAVDPTSKKKLSLRKSMLKYMSLDTQLDVLSWSKYQPCFLNRQVINLLSTLGIRDDVFVNQQKKAVDQLDSILRDPSKALEVLELMSPGEMTSILKDMLLFYNPHEEPFLNMMLRTFRADKLLDLRTKSRIFVPKGRTMMGCLDETRSLEYGQVFIHCSVPGRSSESNFVVKGKVVVAKNPCLHPGDVRVLDAVDVKTLHHMVDCVVFPQKGKRPHPNECSGSDLDGDLYFVCWDPELTCIRPIKPMSYEPAPTIQLDHDVTIEEVQEYFANYMVNDGLGGIANAHTVFADKKPKKAMSAECIELAKLFSIAVDFPKTGVPANLPRSLRVHQYPDFMEKPNKRSYISNGVIGKLFRGVKDVSSDINNIETFTREVAAKCYDPDMEVMGFENYLSEAFDYKSMYDFKLGNLMDYYGIETEPELVSGNILRMGKSFDKRNDMEQISLAMRSLRKEARGWFNEKGSKSIYNNNKDEDDEYAKASAWYHVTYHPNFWGRYNEGMQRDHFLSFPWCVSEKLIQIKREKMESSPVSSLIHKFGKLSFY from the exons ATGGGTACGAAGGGGAAGACGATCGAGGTATTTGGATTCGGGCGAGAGGTGAGCGCCGGCGAGGTGAAGGAATTTATGGAGAATCACACGGGAGAGGGAACGGTATCGAAGGTGAGGATTTCGGAACCCAAGGACGAAAAAGCCCGGTTGACATACGCGAGGGTGGAATTCAGGAGCAAAGTGGCGGCGGAGTACGTGGTGGAGAAGGCGGAGGCGGAGGAGCGGCTGTGGTTTGGAAGGTGGTATCTGAAGGCGAGGGGAGTGGAGAGggggagggagagggagatGAGGGTGGAGAGAATGGAGAAGGTGAGGGTGCAGTTGGGAAGCGTGGTTTGGAAGGAAGAAATGAGGGTGATTTGGAGAGGGGAGAATTGGAGCGTGGAGTATGGAAATGGAATGAGGAAATTGTGGTTTTATTTGAGTTATGGGGTTATCGATTATAAAATGGAGCTCCGGTTTGAGAACATTTTGGGAGTTCAGCTTCGTTGCCCTCACAATTCTTCTTCCAATCTTTTTCTCATTCAA TTGCAGGGTGCTCCACGGATTTTCAAGAAAtgtccatcttcttcttcctctcaatTCTATTCCAAGGAATCAACTGGTTTCCGCTGGATCAGAGATGTGGATTTCACTCCATCTTCTTGCATTGGACAATCCTTCGCTCTGTGCTTCGAAGTTTCTCCTGGAGATCagcttccttctttcttccaaACATTGGTCGGCTACAAAGAAATCTATGGCCCTTTCAAACTGTCCACAGGTTCTGCTTTCTCTTCCAATTCAAATCTCGTTCCTATCGTTACTCCACCGCAACCATTTGATATcccttataaaattttgttcaaaatcAATGCCCTAGTTCAACATGGTTATCTTCCTGGATCAGCGCTGGATGATAAATTCTTCCGCCTGGTTGATCCCAGTCGATTTCGTTCTGACTACATTGAGTATGCCCTAGAAAAATTGTTTAGTTTGAAGGAATGTTGCTATGAACCACAGAAATGGCTCAAGCAGCAATATCTGTCATTCTGCAGCTCTATGCAGCTTCCATGGAAAGCTAATATTTCTTTGGATGATAGCCTCGTCTATGTGCATAGGGTTCAAATTACACCTGCTAGGGTGTATTTTCGTGGTCCGGAGGCGAATCTTTCTAACAGAGTTGTACGTCGCTTTATTGATGATATAGATAATTTTCTTCGCGTTTCTTTTGTTGATGAGGAGTTGGATAAAATTCATTCCAGTGATCTGTCTCCCCGTACGTCTACTGAAAAGATTGAAAGAACTAGTGTTTATGATCGAATATTATCTGTTTTAAGAAATGGTATAGTCATTGGTGGCAAGAAGTTTGAGTTTCTTGCTTTCTCGGCAAGTCAACTTCGTGAAAATTCGTTTTGGATGTTTGCTCCGAGGGAGGGGCTTAATGCAGCAGATATCAGAGAGTGGATGGGTGACTTTCGTGAGATAAGAAATGTGGCGAAATATGCTGCTCGACTTGGTCAATCTTTTGGTTCGTCCAGAAAAACTTTGTgtgttgaagaaaatgaaattgaagttATTCCTGATGTAGAAGTTGAACGGAAGAACATCAAATATTGTTTCTCTGATGGGATTGGAAAGATATCCGAAGCATTGGCTGAGATGGTTGCTGAAAAATGTGGTTTGATCAGTCATACACCATCTGCCTTCCAGATCCGATATGCTGGATACAAGGGCGTTGTTGCTGTTGATCCCACatccaaaaagaaattgtCATTAAGAAAGAGTATGTTGAAGTATATGTCACTTGACACTCAACTTGATGTTTTGTCATGGAGCAAGTACCAACCCTGTTTTCTCAACCGTCAGGTCATCAACCTTCTGTCCACTCTCGGAATTCGGGACGATGTTTTTGTGAACCAACAAAAGAAGGCTGTAGATCAGCTTGATTCAATTCTAAGAGATCCATCAAAGGCATTAGAAGTGTTGGAATTGATGTCCCCGGGGGAAATGACTAGTATTCTGAAGGACATGCTTTTGTTTTACAATCCACACGAAGAGCCTTTTCTAAATATGATGCTACGGACGTTTCGAGCTGATAAATTGTTAGATTTGAGGACCAAATCAAGGATATTTGTTCCTAAGGGAAGGACAATGATGGGTTGCCTGGATGAAACCCGGAGCCTTGAGTATGGGCAGGTGTTTATTCACTGCTCTGTCCCTGGGAGATCAAGCGAAAGTAATTTTGTTGTTAAAGGTAAAGTGGTGGTTGCTAAAAATCCCTGTTTACACCCAGGGGATGTGCGTGTGCTCGATGCTGTTGATGTGAAAACTCTGCATCATATGGTGGATTGTGTTGTTTTTCCACAGAAAGGGAAAAG GCCTCACCCAAATGAATGCTCTGGGAGTGATTTAGATGGTGACTTATACTTTGTTTGTTGGGATCCGGAGTTGACTTGTATTAGACCAATTAAACCTATGAGCTACGAGCCTGCACCAACCATTCAGTTGGATCATGATGTGACAATTGAG GAAGTGCAGGAATACTTTGCCAACTACATGGTGAATGATGGTCTTGGTGGGATTGCGAATGCTCACACTGTCTTTGCTGATAAGAAGCCTAAGAAGGCAATGAGTGCTGAATGCATTGAACTtgcaaaattattttcaattgctGTTGACTTCCCAAAAactggtgtgccagcaaactTGCCGCGCTCTCTTCGTGTCCATCAGTATCCAGACTTCATGGAAAAACCTAATAAACGTTCTTATATATCGAATGGTGTTATCGGGAAGCTTTTTCGAGGAGTGAAAGATGTTTCTTCAGACATCAACAATATTGAAACCTTCACTAGGGAAGTTGCTGCCAAGTGCTACGATCCAGACATGGAAGTTAtgggttttgaaaattatttaagtgAAGCTTTTGACTACAAAAGCATGTACGACTTCAAGTTGGGTAACCTAATGGATTATTATGGTATAGAAACAGAACCTGAATTAGTGAGTGGAAATATTCTGAGGATGGGAAAGTCTTTCGATAAAAGGAATGACATGGAACAAATTAGCCTTGCCATGAGGTCACTAAGAAAGGAGGCCAGGGGTTGGTTCAACGAGAAGGGAAGTAAGTCTAtctacaacaacaacaaagacgAAGACGATGAATATGCAAAAGCATCCGCTTGGTACCATGTTACATATCACCCGAACTTCTGGGGTCGTTACAATGAAGGTATGCAAAGAGAtcattttttgagttttccatGGTGCGTTTCTGAGAAGCTTATTCAAATCAAAAGGGAGAAGATGGAGTCTTCCCCAGTGTCATCTCTGATACACAAATTTGGTAAGCTGAGTTTCTACTAG
- the LOC111788091 gene encoding probable RNA-dependent RNA polymerase 1 isoform X2, whose amino-acid sequence MGTKGKTIEVFGFGREVSAGEVKEFMENHTGEGTVSKVRISEPKDEKARLTYARVEFRSKVAAEYVVEKAEAEERLWFGRWYLKARGVERGREREMRVERMEKVRVQLGSVVWKEEMRVIWRGENWSVEYGNGMRKLWFYLSYGVIDYKMELRFENILGVQLRCPHNSSSNLFLIQLQGAPRIFKKCPSSSSSSSSSSSSQFYSKESTGFRWIRDVDFTPSSCIGQSFALCFEVSPGDQLPSFFQTLVGYKEIYGPFKLSTGSAFSSNSNLVPIVTPPQPFDIPYKILFKINALVQHGYLPGSALDDKFFRLVDPSRFRSDYIEYALEKLFSLKECCYEPQKWLKQQYLSFCSSMQLPWKANISLDDSLVYVHRVQITPARVYFRGPEANLSNRVVRRFIDDIDNFLRVSFVDEELDKIHSSDLSPRTSTEKIERTSVYDRILSVLRNGIVIGGKKFEFLAFSASQLRENSFWMFAPREGLNAADIREWMGDFREIRNVAKYAARLGQSFGSSRKTLCVEENEIEVIPDVEVERKNIKYCFSDGIGKISEALAEMVAEKCGLISHTPSAFQIRYAGYKGVVAVDPTSKKKLSLRKSMLKYMSLDTQLDVLSWSKYQPCFLNRQVINLLSTLGIRDDVFVNQQKKAVDQLDSILRDPSKALEVLELMSPGEMTSILKDMLLFYNPHEEPFLNMMLRTFRADKLLDLRTKSRIFVPKGRTMMGCLDETRSLEYGQVFIHCSVPGRSSESNFVVKGKVVVAKNPCLHPGDVRVLDAVDVKTLHHMVDCVVFPQKGKRPHPNECSGSDLDGDLYFVCWDPELTCIRPIKPMSYEPAPTIQLDHDVTIEEVQEYFANYMVNDGLGGIANAHTVFADKKPKKAMSAECIELAKLFSIAVDFPKTGVPANLPRSLRVHQYPDFMEKPNKRSYISNGVIGKLFRGVKDVSSDINNIETFTREVAAKCYDPDMEVMGFENYLSEAFDYKSMYDFKLGNLMDYYGIETEPELVSGNILRMGKSFDKRNDMEQISLAMRSLRKEARGWFNEKGSKSIYNNNKDEDDEYAKASAWYHVTYHPNFWGRYNEGMQRDHFLSFPWCVSEKLIQIKREKMESSPVSSLIHKFGKLSFY is encoded by the exons ATGGGTACGAAGGGGAAGACGATCGAGGTATTTGGATTCGGGCGAGAGGTGAGCGCCGGCGAGGTGAAGGAATTTATGGAGAATCACACGGGAGAGGGAACGGTATCGAAGGTGAGGATTTCGGAACCCAAGGACGAAAAAGCCCGGTTGACATACGCGAGGGTGGAATTCAGGAGCAAAGTGGCGGCGGAGTACGTGGTGGAGAAGGCGGAGGCGGAGGAGCGGCTGTGGTTTGGAAGGTGGTATCTGAAGGCGAGGGGAGTGGAGAGggggagggagagggagatGAGGGTGGAGAGAATGGAGAAGGTGAGGGTGCAGTTGGGAAGCGTGGTTTGGAAGGAAGAAATGAGGGTGATTTGGAGAGGGGAGAATTGGAGCGTGGAGTATGGAAATGGAATGAGGAAATTGTGGTTTTATTTGAGTTATGGGGTTATCGATTATAAAATGGAGCTCCGGTTTGAGAACATTTTGGGAGTTCAGCTTCGTTGCCCTCACAATTCTTCTTCCAATCTTTTTCTCATTCAA TTGCAGGGTGCTCCACGGATTTTCAAGAAAtgtccatcttcttcttcgtcttctt catcttcttcttcctctcaatTCTATTCCAAGGAATCAACTGGTTTCCGCTGGATCAGAGATGTGGATTTCACTCCATCTTCTTGCATTGGACAATCCTTCGCTCTGTGCTTCGAAGTTTCTCCTGGAGATCagcttccttctttcttccaaACATTGGTCGGCTACAAAGAAATCTATGGCCCTTTCAAACTGTCCACAGGTTCTGCTTTCTCTTCCAATTCAAATCTCGTTCCTATCGTTACTCCACCGCAACCATTTGATATcccttataaaattttgttcaaaatcAATGCCCTAGTTCAACATGGTTATCTTCCTGGATCAGCGCTGGATGATAAATTCTTCCGCCTGGTTGATCCCAGTCGATTTCGTTCTGACTACATTGAGTATGCCCTAGAAAAATTGTTTAGTTTGAAGGAATGTTGCTATGAACCACAGAAATGGCTCAAGCAGCAATATCTGTCATTCTGCAGCTCTATGCAGCTTCCATGGAAAGCTAATATTTCTTTGGATGATAGCCTCGTCTATGTGCATAGGGTTCAAATTACACCTGCTAGGGTGTATTTTCGTGGTCCGGAGGCGAATCTTTCTAACAGAGTTGTACGTCGCTTTATTGATGATATAGATAATTTTCTTCGCGTTTCTTTTGTTGATGAGGAGTTGGATAAAATTCATTCCAGTGATCTGTCTCCCCGTACGTCTACTGAAAAGATTGAAAGAACTAGTGTTTATGATCGAATATTATCTGTTTTAAGAAATGGTATAGTCATTGGTGGCAAGAAGTTTGAGTTTCTTGCTTTCTCGGCAAGTCAACTTCGTGAAAATTCGTTTTGGATGTTTGCTCCGAGGGAGGGGCTTAATGCAGCAGATATCAGAGAGTGGATGGGTGACTTTCGTGAGATAAGAAATGTGGCGAAATATGCTGCTCGACTTGGTCAATCTTTTGGTTCGTCCAGAAAAACTTTGTgtgttgaagaaaatgaaattgaagttATTCCTGATGTAGAAGTTGAACGGAAGAACATCAAATATTGTTTCTCTGATGGGATTGGAAAGATATCCGAAGCATTGGCTGAGATGGTTGCTGAAAAATGTGGTTTGATCAGTCATACACCATCTGCCTTCCAGATCCGATATGCTGGATACAAGGGCGTTGTTGCTGTTGATCCCACatccaaaaagaaattgtCATTAAGAAAGAGTATGTTGAAGTATATGTCACTTGACACTCAACTTGATGTTTTGTCATGGAGCAAGTACCAACCCTGTTTTCTCAACCGTCAGGTCATCAACCTTCTGTCCACTCTCGGAATTCGGGACGATGTTTTTGTGAACCAACAAAAGAAGGCTGTAGATCAGCTTGATTCAATTCTAAGAGATCCATCAAAGGCATTAGAAGTGTTGGAATTGATGTCCCCGGGGGAAATGACTAGTATTCTGAAGGACATGCTTTTGTTTTACAATCCACACGAAGAGCCTTTTCTAAATATGATGCTACGGACGTTTCGAGCTGATAAATTGTTAGATTTGAGGACCAAATCAAGGATATTTGTTCCTAAGGGAAGGACAATGATGGGTTGCCTGGATGAAACCCGGAGCCTTGAGTATGGGCAGGTGTTTATTCACTGCTCTGTCCCTGGGAGATCAAGCGAAAGTAATTTTGTTGTTAAAGGTAAAGTGGTGGTTGCTAAAAATCCCTGTTTACACCCAGGGGATGTGCGTGTGCTCGATGCTGTTGATGTGAAAACTCTGCATCATATGGTGGATTGTGTTGTTTTTCCACAGAAAGGGAAAAG GCCTCACCCAAATGAATGCTCTGGGAGTGATTTAGATGGTGACTTATACTTTGTTTGTTGGGATCCGGAGTTGACTTGTATTAGACCAATTAAACCTATGAGCTACGAGCCTGCACCAACCATTCAGTTGGATCATGATGTGACAATTGAG GAAGTGCAGGAATACTTTGCCAACTACATGGTGAATGATGGTCTTGGTGGGATTGCGAATGCTCACACTGTCTTTGCTGATAAGAAGCCTAAGAAGGCAATGAGTGCTGAATGCATTGAACTtgcaaaattattttcaattgctGTTGACTTCCCAAAAactggtgtgccagcaaactTGCCGCGCTCTCTTCGTGTCCATCAGTATCCAGACTTCATGGAAAAACCTAATAAACGTTCTTATATATCGAATGGTGTTATCGGGAAGCTTTTTCGAGGAGTGAAAGATGTTTCTTCAGACATCAACAATATTGAAACCTTCACTAGGGAAGTTGCTGCCAAGTGCTACGATCCAGACATGGAAGTTAtgggttttgaaaattatttaagtgAAGCTTTTGACTACAAAAGCATGTACGACTTCAAGTTGGGTAACCTAATGGATTATTATGGTATAGAAACAGAACCTGAATTAGTGAGTGGAAATATTCTGAGGATGGGAAAGTCTTTCGATAAAAGGAATGACATGGAACAAATTAGCCTTGCCATGAGGTCACTAAGAAAGGAGGCCAGGGGTTGGTTCAACGAGAAGGGAAGTAAGTCTAtctacaacaacaacaaagacgAAGACGATGAATATGCAAAAGCATCCGCTTGGTACCATGTTACATATCACCCGAACTTCTGGGGTCGTTACAATGAAGGTATGCAAAGAGAtcattttttgagttttccatGGTGCGTTTCTGAGAAGCTTATTCAAATCAAAAGGGAGAAGATGGAGTCTTCCCCAGTGTCATCTCTGATACACAAATTTGGTAAGCTGAGTTTCTACTAG
- the LOC111801180 gene encoding putative B3 domain-containing protein At3g24850 — translation MGLRRLKNEISFLDLDLGVHIPRRKRGSSGSAITKHSISMMDGATILFAFSNSVTHILPSSYLPLRTTNTKPITNTKPITKRKPITERKPITERKSITERKAVTERKSRKKRCKQTPFPTTPDMPAAMRDRIGEMGAYQIELAIQKQLQDTDMNKNHGRLSFPAKKLKVDFATEEERRVLKQQENKGKKGMNVMIVDPLLRESSICLKLWKIGSGDSYCLMTQWNSLVEQNGFKSGDHVQLWSFRKDEFEAETQTMVSRLCFAMVKLDATTASA, via the coding sequence ATGGGTTTGAGAAGACTTAAAAACgagatttcttttcttgatttggaCCTTGGAGTTCACATTCCTCGAAGAAAGAGGGGTTCTTCCGGCTCTGCTATTACCAAACATTCAATCTCTATGATGGATGGCGCTACCATTCTGTTTGCATTCTCCAACTCTGTCACTCATATCCTTCCCTCTTCCTATCTTCCACTTCGAACCACTAACACAAAACCCATCACCAACACAAAACCCATCACTAAAAGAAAACCCATCACTGAAAGAAAACCCATCACTGAAAGAAAATCCATCACTGAAAGAAAAGCCGTCACTGAAAGAAAATCCAGGAAGAAGAGGTGTAAGCAAACCCCCTTTCCGACCACTCCGGACATGCCGGCGGCGATGAGGGATCGAATTGGGGAGATGGGGGCGTACCAAATCGAACTGGCAATTCAAAAACAACTGCAAGATACTGATATGAATAAGAATCATGGGCGACTATCTTTCCCTGCAAAGAAACTGAAAGTGGATTTTGCAACGGAAGAGGAGAGGAGGGTACTAAAGCAACAAGAAAACAAGGGGAAAAAAGGGATGAATGTAATGATAGTGGATCCTCTTCTCCGAGAGAGCAGCATTTGCTTGAAGTTGTGGAAGATTGGGAGCGGGGATTCCTACTGTTTAATGACACAATGGAATTCGTTAGTGGAACAGAATGGGTTCAAAAGCGGAGATCACGTCCAGCTTTGGAGCTTCAGAAAAGATGAATTCGAGGCTGAAACTCAAACCATGGTTTCTCGTCTCTGTTTCGCCATGGTTAAGCTTGATGCCACCACTGCTTCTGCTTGA
- the LOC111805276 gene encoding MACPF domain-containing protein At1g14780, translating into MGDGIVDAALASLGKGFDLTSDFKLKYCKGQHRLVLLNEAQRRDLIVPGFGAIKDVSIDIKCDRGDRTRYQSDILNFNQMSELFNRKCSIPGKIPSGFFNAMFGFQSGCWAMDAVNTKCLGLDGYFISLFNAHIDRYPLRLSDEVRAAVPSSWDPPAIARFIEKYGTHIIVGLSIGGQDVVLVRQDKSSNLQPSELKSHLEELGDQLFTGACTFPPPHSKPKDHHKTKLPQAFNLFDTKLVAYANFSSVSAKDGIIVITSKKGGSPTASTHCEWLPTVLESPDAIHFQFIPIISLLDRVPGKGFLSHAINLYLRYKPPIADLQYFLDFQVHKIWAPIHNDLPLGPTPNITTSPYLQPNLMGPKLYVNTTQVTSEKKPVTGLRLYLEGIKSNRLAIHIQHLQTTPILLQNNITQHNPPLWHSSLHVADDRYVEPLNRNKFSYVSTAPVKYDPTWATATPTPAAFIVTGAQLHVVKHHDSKAALHLGLLYSKVSNSYVVQTNWARHSSDISPKSGIFSAISTSLSGATSAPKEKPPDPATVIVDSGVFHHGPPVPLQAQKLVKFVELSEMRKGPQDSPGHWVVIGARLNLENSKICLHVKFGLVHVVSETSADEQ; encoded by the exons ATGGGAGATGGAATTGTGGACGCCGCTCTCGCCAGCCTCGGGAAAGGCTTTGATCTGACCTCCGATTTCAAGCTCAAGTACTGCAAAGGCCAACACAGGCTCGTCCTGCTCAACGAAGCGCAGAGACGAGATCTCATCGTTCCTGGCTTCGGCGCTATTAAGGACGTCTCAATCGATATCAAATGCGATCGAGGCGATCGGACTCGCTACCAGTCTGATATCCTCAACTTCAATCAG ATGTCGGAACTCTTCAATCGGAAATGTTCGATTCCAGGAAAAATTCCGTCCGGTTTCTTCAATGCGATGTTCGGATTCCAGAGCGGGTGTTGGGCGATGGATGCGGTGAACACCAAATGCTTAGGGCTTGACGGTTACTTCATCAGTCTCTTTAACGCTCACATTGATCGCTATCCGCTCCGCCTCTCCGATGAGGTCCGCGCCGCCGTGCCGTCCTCTTGGGATCCCCCCGCCATCGCAAG GTTCATTGAAAAGTATGGAACTCATATAATCGTTGGGCTTAGCATCGGCGGGCAGGACGTGGTCCTAGTAAGGCAAGACAAGTCCTCCAATTTGCAACCTTCCGAGCTCAAAAGCCACTTGGAAGAGCTGGGAGATCAGCTTTTCACCGGCGCCTGCACTTTTCCTCCTCCACATTCAAAACCCAAAGACCATCACAAAACCAAG CTACCACAGGCCTTCAACTTGTTTGATACAAAGCTCGTGGCTTATGCCAACTTCTCTTCCGTCAGTGCAAAGGAC GGAATAATAGTGATAACTTCAAAGAAAGGAGGGAGTCCAACAGCAAGTACCCATTGCGAGTGGCTCCCAACCGTGCTCGAATCACCCGACGCgattcattttcaattcattcCGATCATCTCTCTTCTCGATCGCGTTCCTGGCAAGGGCTTTCTTTCCCATGCCATTAATCTTTATCTTCGAT ACAAGCCTCCTATAGCAGATTTGCAGTACTTTTTGGACTTTCAAGTGCACAAGATTTGGGCACCCATTCATAATGACCTTCCTTTGGGACCAACTCCCAACATTACTACTTCTCCTTATCTTCAACCCAACTTGATGGGCCCAAAACTTTATGTAAATACTACTCAG GTTACATCAGAGAAAAAACCAGTCACAGGGTTGAGATTGTATCTAGAGGGCATCAAATCTAATAg GTTGGCAATTCATATCCAACATCTTCAAACTACTCCTATTCTTCTCCAAAACAATATCACTCAACATAACCCTCCCCTATGGCATTCTTCACTACACGTCGCCGATGATCGCTACGTCGAGCCTCTCAATCGCAACAAATTCTCTTACGTCTCTACAGCTCCGGTCAAGTACGACCCCACCTGGGCCACTGCCACCCCGACCCCAGCAGCCTTCATAGTCACCGGAGCCCAACTCCACGTCGTGAAACATCACGACTCAAAGGCTGCTCTCCATCTCGGCCTCCTCTACTCCAAGGTCTCTAATTCCTACGTTGTTCAAACGAATTGGGCACGCCACTCTTCCGACATCTCCCCTAAGTCTGGCATCTTCTCTGCCATCAGTACCTCCCTCTCCGGCGCCACCTCTGCCCCCAAGGAGAAGCCACCTGATCCCGCTACCGTCATTGTCGATTCGGGCGTTTTTCACCACGGCCCACCGGTGCCACTTCAGGCTCAGAAGCTTGTGAAATTCGTAGAATTGTCGGAGATGCGTAAAGGGCCGCAGGACAGTCCGGGGCATTGGGTGGTGATCGGAGCTAGGCTGAACTTGGAAAATAGTAAGATTTGTTTGCATGTTAAGTTCGGTTTGGTGCATGTGGTTTCAGAAACTAGTGCCGATGAGCAATGA